A single region of the Rhipicephalus microplus isolate Deutch F79 chromosome 10, USDA_Rmic, whole genome shotgun sequence genome encodes:
- the LOC142774659 gene encoding uncharacterized protein LOC142774659 isoform X1, whose protein sequence is MQCSPFEIKDKLLKALDEDNNVVDMAAVIEVIGMLERTPITKDTLERTRLGKYINELRKRTSNDSLARRAKELVKSWRRLLPCDQQQTPNGGGPPVVVGPGPGPGIGPGPGPGLLSGPRRSPSCSSVSNSPVPPSLLAAAAAVTTAGAGPGLGPRRNGGFKPVSPACCPSAPCSPGSPLAHPHPRSPPPMEPVAKNNVANKRLRKSVASSDGPADSAKKVAWSPPNGVHPWDPIPSGNSAFETVRNRMACTSTTSPRLPKVKTTQQLIADLKAKSGLSLDGGTAAAAAVAAAASATPSPSSSRPKRSGNYSLLGTDDETSRTKSELMDRFLKSSVPNGPSPASPTSAKSGVSGEVAAILSALPEIGPEVELEEEEVPVVPLEVTPEVEERFATQKWPFVNGVYDHEGQWRGWHEVTTGRSYGGDLLHMLPYVNIDW, encoded by the exons ATGCAGTGCTCGCCCTTCGAAATTAAGGATAAGTTGTTGAAAGCATTAGACGAGGACAACAAT GTGGTCGACATGGCTGCAGTCATCGAGGTCATCGGCATGCTGGAGCGTACGCCCATCACCAAGGACACGCTGGAGCGTACGCGCCTTGGGAAGTACATCAACGAGCTGCGCAAGCGCACAAGCAATGACTCCTTGGCCCGGCGGGCGAAGGAGTTGGTGAAAAGCTGGCGGCGCCTGCTGCCCTGCGACCAGCAGCAGACTCCCAATGGTGGGGGTCCGCCGGTCGTTGTGGGGCCGGGTCCCGGTCCGGGCATTGGGCCCGGACCGGGACCCGGCCTGCTGTCGGGCCCACGTCGTAGTCCTAGCTGTTCAAGTGTATCCAACAGCCCTGTGCCACCGTCGCTTCtggcagctgctgcagccgtGACTACGGCGGGTGCGGGCCCTGGCCTTGGGCCTCGCCGTAATGGTGGCTTCAAGCCCGTTAGTCCTGCATGCTGCCCTTCGGCGCCATGCTCCCCAGGCTCGCCACTGGCCCACCCGCACCCACGCAGTCCGCCGCCCATGGAGCCGGTTGCGAAGAACAATGTAGCCAACAAACGACTCAGGAAATCTGTCGCATCTTCAGATGGACCGG caGACAGTGCAAAGAAAGTGGCATGGTCTCCGCCCAACGGTGTGCATCCCTGGGACCCCATCCCGAGCGGAAACTCTGCCTTCGAGACCGTGCGAAACCGTATGGCCTGCACCAGCACGACATCTCCACGGCTGCCCAAGGTCAAAACAACGCAGCAGCTCATAGCTGACCTGAAAGCCAAGAGTGGGCTCAGCCTAGATGGCGGCACTGCAGCCGCCGCCGCGGTGGCAGCCGCTGCGTCAGCCACGCCCTCGCCCTCTTCCTCGCGGCCCAAGCGTTCTGGCAACTACAGCCTCCTGGGCACAGACGACGAGACGAGCCGCACCAAGTCAGAGTTGATGGACCGCTTCCTAAAGTCATCGGTCCCCAACGGGCCGTCCCCTGCCTCTCCCACAAGCGCCAAGAGCGGGGTGTCGGGCGAGGTGGCGGCCATCTTGAGCGCCCTGCCCGAGATCGGGCCGGAAGTGGAGCTCGAAGAAGAGGAAGTTCCAGTAGTGCCGTTAGAGGTGACGCCCGAGGTGGAAGAACGCTTTGCGACCCAGAAGTGGCCATTTGTCAACGGAGTGTACGACCATGAGGGACAGTGGCGGGGCTGGCATGAAGTGACCACAGGGCGTTCATATGGGGGGGACCTTCTTCACATGTTGCCTTATGTAAATATAGACTGGTGA
- the LOC142774659 gene encoding uncharacterized protein LOC142774659 isoform X2: MQCSPFEIKDKLLKALDEDNNVVDMAAVIEVIGMLERTPITKDTLERTRLGKYINELRKRTSNDSLARRAKELVKSWRRLLPCDQQQTPNGGGPPVVVGPGPGPGIGPGPGPGLLSGPRRSPSCSSVSNSPVPPSLLAAAAAVTTAGAGPGLGPRRNGGFKPVSPACCPSAPCSPGSPLAHPHPRSPPPMEPVAKNNVANKRLRKSVASSDGPDSAKKVAWSPPNGVHPWDPIPSGNSAFETVRNRMACTSTTSPRLPKVKTTQQLIADLKAKSGLSLDGGTAAAAAVAAAASATPSPSSSRPKRSGNYSLLGTDDETSRTKSELMDRFLKSSVPNGPSPASPTSAKSGVSGEVAAILSALPEIGPEVELEEEEVPVVPLEVTPEVEERFATQKWPFVNGVYDHEGQWRGWHEVTTGRSYGGDLLHMLPYVNIDW; encoded by the exons ATGCAGTGCTCGCCCTTCGAAATTAAGGATAAGTTGTTGAAAGCATTAGACGAGGACAACAAT GTGGTCGACATGGCTGCAGTCATCGAGGTCATCGGCATGCTGGAGCGTACGCCCATCACCAAGGACACGCTGGAGCGTACGCGCCTTGGGAAGTACATCAACGAGCTGCGCAAGCGCACAAGCAATGACTCCTTGGCCCGGCGGGCGAAGGAGTTGGTGAAAAGCTGGCGGCGCCTGCTGCCCTGCGACCAGCAGCAGACTCCCAATGGTGGGGGTCCGCCGGTCGTTGTGGGGCCGGGTCCCGGTCCGGGCATTGGGCCCGGACCGGGACCCGGCCTGCTGTCGGGCCCACGTCGTAGTCCTAGCTGTTCAAGTGTATCCAACAGCCCTGTGCCACCGTCGCTTCtggcagctgctgcagccgtGACTACGGCGGGTGCGGGCCCTGGCCTTGGGCCTCGCCGTAATGGTGGCTTCAAGCCCGTTAGTCCTGCATGCTGCCCTTCGGCGCCATGCTCCCCAGGCTCGCCACTGGCCCACCCGCACCCACGCAGTCCGCCGCCCATGGAGCCGGTTGCGAAGAACAATGTAGCCAACAAACGACTCAGGAAATCTGTCGCATCTTCAGATGGACCGG ACAGTGCAAAGAAAGTGGCATGGTCTCCGCCCAACGGTGTGCATCCCTGGGACCCCATCCCGAGCGGAAACTCTGCCTTCGAGACCGTGCGAAACCGTATGGCCTGCACCAGCACGACATCTCCACGGCTGCCCAAGGTCAAAACAACGCAGCAGCTCATAGCTGACCTGAAAGCCAAGAGTGGGCTCAGCCTAGATGGCGGCACTGCAGCCGCCGCCGCGGTGGCAGCCGCTGCGTCAGCCACGCCCTCGCCCTCTTCCTCGCGGCCCAAGCGTTCTGGCAACTACAGCCTCCTGGGCACAGACGACGAGACGAGCCGCACCAAGTCAGAGTTGATGGACCGCTTCCTAAAGTCATCGGTCCCCAACGGGCCGTCCCCTGCCTCTCCCACAAGCGCCAAGAGCGGGGTGTCGGGCGAGGTGGCGGCCATCTTGAGCGCCCTGCCCGAGATCGGGCCGGAAGTGGAGCTCGAAGAAGAGGAAGTTCCAGTAGTGCCGTTAGAGGTGACGCCCGAGGTGGAAGAACGCTTTGCGACCCAGAAGTGGCCATTTGTCAACGGAGTGTACGACCATGAGGGACAGTGGCGGGGCTGGCATGAAGTGACCACAGGGCGTTCATATGGGGGGGACCTTCTTCACATGTTGCCTTATGTAAATATAGACTGGTGA